The following coding sequences are from one Pseudonocardia sp. EC080619-01 window:
- a CDS encoding MFS transporter: protein MSRVVGTVGGRAGQEPGVWSADRAPTTVGILLLISLTAFEAMGVGTAMPEIVADLGGVTLYAWPFVLFLAAAVFGTVAGGRWCDARGPRVALVVAPVVFGAGLLVAGSAEAMGALLTGRVLQGLGAGVQGVAVYVLVAEVYPARLRPAVFGLISSAWVLPSLVGPPLAAVVTERFSWHWVFLGLLPVVGSALVLVLPAVRRLGPPAPRPPGPAETPTVLAAAGAALGVAGLSWAFENVDVHGAVVGTVALVLLVPSLRRLLPRGTFTARPGIPAVVAARGLVAGAFLSVVSFLPLILTATHGWSLSAAGIPLIVASLGWSAAAAWQGRHPDRDRSAMLRAGFVMIAVGQVGLLPVAAGWLPGWVAVVAWGCAGLGMGVAFSAVAYLTLAHSAPADVGGHSSAAQLLDQLANASFVGLGGALLVLLASPAVAMPVLLGAVAVLALTGAATASRTRLPG from the coding sequence GTGTCCCGTGTGGTCGGGACGGTCGGGGGGCGAGCAGGTCAGGAGCCCGGCGTCTGGTCGGCGGACCGGGCCCCGACGACCGTCGGGATCCTGCTGCTGATCAGCCTCACCGCGTTCGAGGCGATGGGCGTCGGCACGGCGATGCCGGAGATCGTCGCCGATCTCGGCGGCGTCACCCTCTACGCCTGGCCGTTCGTGCTGTTCCTCGCCGCCGCGGTGTTCGGGACGGTCGCCGGCGGCCGCTGGTGCGACGCCCGCGGCCCCCGCGTGGCGCTCGTCGTGGCCCCGGTGGTGTTCGGCGCCGGGCTGCTGGTCGCCGGGTCCGCGGAGGCGATGGGCGCGCTGCTGACCGGGCGCGTGTTGCAGGGGCTCGGCGCCGGGGTGCAGGGCGTCGCGGTGTACGTGCTGGTCGCCGAGGTGTACCCGGCGCGGCTGCGGCCCGCGGTGTTCGGGCTGATCTCCTCGGCGTGGGTGCTGCCGTCGCTGGTCGGCCCGCCGCTCGCGGCCGTCGTCACCGAGCGGTTCTCCTGGCACTGGGTGTTCCTCGGGCTGCTGCCCGTCGTCGGGTCGGCGCTGGTCCTGGTCCTGCCCGCGGTGCGCCGGCTCGGTCCACCGGCCCCGCGCCCGCCCGGCCCCGCCGAGACGCCGACGGTGCTCGCCGCGGCCGGTGCCGCGCTCGGCGTGGCCGGGCTGAGCTGGGCGTTCGAGAACGTCGACGTCCACGGCGCCGTGGTGGGGACGGTCGCGCTGGTGCTGCTCGTCCCGTCGCTGCGGCGGCTGCTGCCGCGCGGGACGTTCACGGCCCGTCCCGGGATACCGGCCGTCGTCGCCGCCCGGGGCCTGGTCGCGGGCGCGTTCCTCTCCGTGGTGTCGTTCCTGCCGTTGATCCTCACCGCGACGCACGGCTGGTCGCTCTCCGCCGCCGGGATCCCGCTGATCGTCGCCTCGCTCGGCTGGTCCGCGGCCGCGGCCTGGCAGGGCCGCCACCCGGACCGGGACCGGTCGGCGATGCTGCGCGCCGGGTTCGTGATGATCGCGGTCGGTCAGGTGGGTCTCCTCCCGGTCGCCGCCGGCTGGCTGCCGGGCTGGGTCGCGGTCGTCGCCTGGGGGTGCGCGGGGCTCGGGATGGGCGTCGCGTTCTCCGCGGTCGCCTACCTGACGCTGGCGCACTCCGCCCCGGCCGACGTCGGCGGCCACTCGTCGGCCGCGCAGCTGCTCGACCAGCTGGCGAACGCGTCGTTCGTCGGGCTGGGCGGTGCGCTGCTGGTGCTGCTGGCCTCCCCGGCCGTCGCGATGCCGGTGCTGCTCGGGGCGGTGGCGGTCCTGGCCCTGACCGGCGCCGCGACCGCCTCCCGCACCCGCCTCCCCGGCTGA
- a CDS encoding alpha/beta fold hydrolase, whose product MTHYGREVPHEVFEIRELELACGRTLRPARIAYRTYGQLNADRSNAVLYPTWYSGRHWDNEWLIGEGRALDPARWFVIVPNMLGNGLSTSPSTVPHPDDGPSFPPIRVIDNVAAQHRLVTELFGIERLALVLGWSMGAGQTYQWAVSHPEMVQRMLPFCGSPRTAPHNRVFLDSLRAALTASAGFDGGRYTTPPVQGLRAFARIYAGWGFSQAFYWEERWRELGFTSLEDFVVGFWEGFFLDGRDPNNLLTMLDTWWHGDVGATPGFGSTEEALASIRARAIVMPAEKDLYFPPEDEAWAVSQMTNGAELRVIPGVWGHFAGGGPGERAPDNPDTLFIDAAVAELLAGPSGI is encoded by the coding sequence GTGACGCACTACGGCCGCGAGGTCCCGCACGAGGTCTTCGAGATCCGGGAGCTCGAACTGGCCTGCGGCCGGACCCTGCGCCCGGCCCGGATCGCCTACCGCACCTACGGCCAGCTGAACGCCGACCGGAGCAACGCGGTCCTGTACCCGACCTGGTACTCGGGCCGGCACTGGGACAACGAGTGGCTGATCGGCGAGGGCCGGGCGCTCGACCCGGCGCGCTGGTTCGTGATCGTGCCGAACATGCTGGGCAACGGCCTGTCGACGTCACCGTCGACCGTGCCGCACCCCGACGACGGGCCGAGCTTCCCGCCGATCCGGGTGATCGACAACGTCGCGGCCCAGCACCGTCTGGTCACCGAGCTGTTCGGGATCGAGCGGCTCGCGCTCGTGCTGGGCTGGTCGATGGGTGCCGGGCAGACCTATCAGTGGGCCGTCAGCCACCCGGAGATGGTGCAGCGGATGCTGCCGTTCTGCGGGTCGCCGCGCACCGCACCGCACAACCGCGTCTTCCTCGACTCGCTGCGGGCTGCCCTGACCGCCTCGGCCGGGTTCGACGGCGGCCGCTACACGACGCCGCCGGTCCAGGGGCTGCGCGCCTTCGCCCGGATCTATGCGGGCTGGGGGTTCTCCCAGGCGTTCTACTGGGAGGAGCGCTGGCGCGAGCTCGGGTTCACCTCGCTGGAGGACTTCGTCGTCGGCTTCTGGGAGGGGTTCTTCCTGGACGGGCGGGACCCGAACAACCTGCTCACGATGCTCGACACCTGGTGGCACGGCGACGTCGGTGCGACGCCCGGTTTCGGCTCCACCGAGGAGGCGCTCGCCTCGATCCGGGCGAGGGCGATCGTCATGCCGGCCGAGAAGGACCTCTACTTCCCGCCCGAGGACGAGGCCTGGGCGGTGTCGCAGATGACCAACGGCGCGGAGCTGCGGGTGATCCCGGGCGTCTGGGGGCACTTCGCCGGCGGCGGGCCGGGGGAGCGGGCGCCGGACAACCCCGACACGCTGTTCATCGACGCCGCCGTCGCCGAGCTCCTGGCCGGGCCCTCCGGGATCTGA
- the fmdA gene encoding formamidase, whose product MPDVVFTVDQAKSMRDQAVPGHNRWHPDIPPAVTVRPDSTIRVECREWTDGQIGNNDSANDVRDVDLRGAHMLSGPIAIEGAEPGDLLVVDILDLGPVPQETGPAPGQGWGYTGIFSKQNGGGFLTDTFPDAYKAIWDFAGQKATSRHVPGVSYTGITHPGLFGTAPSPELLARWNARERALIATDPDRVPALALPPLEDEVLGGTASGDVLAGIARDGARTVPARENGGNHDIKNFTRGSRVFYPVHVPGALFSGGDLHFSQGDGEITFCGAIEMGGFIDFHVDLIKGGMATYGVTTNPILMPGNVEPRYSEFVTFIGIGVDHTTDTQLYNDATVAYRNACLNAVTYLEKFGYSGPQAYLLLGSAPIEGRVSGVVDIPNACCSLYLPTAIFDDDIRPSAAGPARRDRGSCAVSS is encoded by the coding sequence GTGCCCGATGTCGTGTTCACCGTCGACCAGGCGAAGTCCATGCGCGACCAGGCCGTTCCCGGCCACAACCGCTGGCACCCGGACATCCCGCCCGCCGTCACCGTCCGGCCCGACTCGACGATCCGCGTGGAGTGCCGGGAGTGGACCGACGGGCAGATCGGCAACAACGACTCCGCGAACGACGTCCGCGACGTCGACCTGCGCGGCGCGCACATGCTGTCCGGGCCGATTGCGATCGAAGGGGCCGAGCCGGGTGACCTGCTCGTCGTCGACATCCTCGATCTCGGGCCGGTGCCGCAGGAGACCGGCCCGGCACCCGGTCAGGGCTGGGGCTACACCGGGATCTTCTCCAAGCAGAACGGCGGCGGGTTCCTGACCGACACGTTCCCGGACGCCTACAAGGCCATCTGGGACTTCGCCGGCCAGAAGGCCACCTCCCGGCACGTCCCCGGCGTGTCCTACACCGGGATCACGCACCCCGGGCTGTTCGGGACCGCGCCGTCCCCGGAGCTGCTGGCCCGCTGGAACGCCCGGGAGCGGGCGCTGATCGCGACCGACCCGGACCGGGTGCCGGCGCTGGCCCTGCCGCCGCTGGAGGACGAGGTGCTCGGCGGGACGGCGTCGGGTGACGTGCTGGCCGGGATCGCCCGGGACGGCGCACGGACCGTCCCCGCCCGGGAGAACGGCGGCAACCACGACATCAAGAACTTCACCCGCGGCTCCCGGGTGTTCTACCCGGTGCACGTGCCCGGCGCCCTGTTCTCGGGCGGTGACCTGCACTTCTCCCAGGGCGACGGCGAGATCACCTTCTGCGGCGCCATCGAGATGGGCGGGTTCATCGACTTCCACGTCGACCTGATCAAGGGCGGGATGGCGACCTACGGCGTCACCACCAACCCGATCCTGATGCCCGGCAACGTCGAGCCGCGCTACTCCGAGTTCGTGACCTTCATCGGGATCGGCGTCGACCACACCACCGACACCCAGCTCTACAACGACGCGACCGTCGCCTACCGCAACGCGTGCCTCAACGCCGTCACCTACCTGGAGAAGTTCGGGTACTCGGGCCCGCAGGCGTATCTGCTGCTCGGGTCGGCGCCGATCGAGGGCCGGGTGTCGGGCGTCGTCGACATCCCGAACGCGTGCTGCTCGCTCTACCTGCCGACCGCGATCTTCGACGACGACATCCGCCCGTCGGCGGCCGGCCCGGCCCGGCGGGACCGGGGGAGCTGCGCGGTGTCGTCGTGA
- a CDS encoding zinc ribbon domain-containing protein has translation MPTYTHHCPDCGEFDLVRPMARSGAGASCPGCGADARRVFGAPALRGVDPALRRALDDSAASADAPAVVSSVPGRSRRATPVTRDPRHARLPRP, from the coding sequence GTGCCGACCTACACCCACCACTGCCCGGACTGCGGCGAGTTCGACCTGGTCCGTCCGATGGCCCGCTCCGGCGCCGGGGCGTCCTGCCCGGGCTGCGGCGCGGACGCGCGGCGGGTCTTCGGGGCACCGGCGCTGCGCGGCGTCGATCCCGCCCTGCGCCGCGCACTCGACGACTCCGCCGCGAGCGCCGACGCCCCGGCCGTCGTGTCCTCGGTGCCCGGCCGGTCGCGGCGCGCCACCCCGGTGACCCGGGACCCGCGCCACGCCCGCCTGCCGCGCCCCTGA
- a CDS encoding substrate-binding domain-containing protein: MTTTLDVAFVVPRSGPAGLFGPACEACGDLAAAELNEAGGVLGREVRLHPVDGGRAPAAVAAEVAGLLDAGVVGAVSGWHISAVRQALAPVVGGRVPYVYAPLYEGGERTPGIFLTGETPENQVLPGLRWMAAELGVRTWCVVGNDYVWPRGSARVVRRWARGTPDVRVLDETFLPLGTDDFGPAVERVRRSGAQGVLMFLVGSDAVGFNRAFAAAGADRGRVRFSPLMEENMLLATGAEATRELYAAAGWFETLATASALEFSGRYAARFGVRAPVPGALAESCFEAVTLLGALAGRARSTDPAALLAVAESTGFDGPRGAVSLHDGHLRQDVYLARADGLSFDVLDRLA, encoded by the coding sequence GTGACCACCACGCTCGACGTCGCCTTCGTGGTCCCGCGCAGCGGGCCCGCCGGCCTGTTCGGGCCGGCCTGCGAGGCCTGCGGGGACCTCGCCGCCGCCGAGCTGAACGAGGCCGGGGGAGTGCTCGGGCGGGAGGTCCGCCTGCACCCGGTCGACGGCGGCCGCGCACCCGCCGCCGTCGCGGCCGAGGTGGCGGGGCTGCTCGACGCCGGCGTCGTCGGCGCGGTCTCGGGCTGGCACATCTCGGCGGTCCGCCAGGCGCTCGCACCGGTCGTCGGCGGCCGGGTGCCCTACGTCTACGCGCCGCTCTACGAGGGCGGCGAGCGGACGCCGGGGATCTTCCTCACCGGCGAGACACCGGAGAACCAGGTGCTCCCCGGGCTGCGCTGGATGGCCGCGGAGCTCGGCGTCCGCACGTGGTGCGTGGTCGGGAACGACTACGTCTGGCCGCGGGGCTCCGCCCGGGTGGTACGGCGCTGGGCCCGCGGGACGCCGGACGTCCGGGTGCTCGACGAGACCTTCCTCCCGCTGGGCACCGACGACTTCGGTCCCGCGGTCGAACGGGTGCGCCGCTCCGGTGCGCAGGGCGTGCTCATGTTCCTGGTCGGCTCCGACGCGGTCGGGTTCAACCGGGCCTTCGCCGCGGCGGGCGCGGACCGCGGCCGGGTGCGGTTCTCCCCGCTGATGGAGGAGAACATGCTGCTCGCGACCGGGGCGGAGGCCACCCGCGAGCTCTACGCGGCGGCCGGCTGGTTCGAGACGCTCGCGACGGCGTCGGCGCTGGAGTTCTCCGGCCGCTACGCCGCGCGGTTCGGCGTCCGGGCGCCGGTGCCCGGGGCGCTCGCCGAGTCGTGCTTCGAGGCGGTCACCCTGCTCGGCGCGCTCGCCGGGCGCGCCCGGTCGACCGATCCGGCCGCGCTGCTGGCCGTCGCCGAGTCCACGGGGTTCGACGGTCCCCGCGGCGCGGTGTCGCTGCACGACGGGCACCTGCGCCAGGACGTCTACCTGGCCCGTGCGGACGGCCTGTCCTTCGACGTTCTCGACCGGCTCGCTTGA
- a CDS encoding MarR family winged helix-turn-helix transcriptional regulator, with the protein MSAAEPRTAGAAAALGRAANRVERRIEELVRPPHGPGLDAWRVLDLLADGEGHPMSEIAAHAMVPAPTLTKIVDRLVERGLVYRRPDEIDRRRVLVLLAARGRELHGSLRAGVDAVEREVHDALGPDADLVLAALERLRHS; encoded by the coding sequence TTGAGCGCCGCCGAGCCGCGCACCGCCGGTGCCGCCGCCGCGCTGGGCCGCGCCGCGAACCGGGTGGAGCGGCGCATCGAGGAGCTCGTGCGGCCGCCGCACGGCCCGGGCCTGGACGCCTGGCGGGTGCTGGACCTGCTCGCCGACGGCGAGGGCCACCCGATGTCGGAGATCGCCGCGCACGCGATGGTGCCGGCGCCGACGCTGACGAAGATCGTCGACCGGCTGGTGGAACGCGGCCTGGTCTACCGCCGCCCGGACGAGATCGACCGGCGACGGGTGCTGGTGCTGCTGGCCGCGCGGGGCCGCGAGCTGCACGGATCGCTGCGCGCCGGTGTCGACGCGGTCGAGCGCGAGGTCCACGACGCCCTCGGGCCGGACGCGGACCTCGTGCTGGCCGCGCTGGAGCGGCTCCGCCACTCGTGA
- a CDS encoding YbhB/YbcL family Raf kinase inhibitor-like protein produces the protein MTAPTSAPPDPYAFLPAVPTFTVTSTDVADGTPLAAPQVSGIMGAGGEDRSPALSWHGHPSATRSFAVTCYDPDAPTAAGFWHWAVADIPASVTGLEAGAGSDDGWLLPEGALALRNDAGLHRYLGAAPPEGHGVHHYYFVVHAVDVPRIGIPRDAGGSYLGFLLFSHTLARATVVAEYER, from the coding sequence ATGACCGCACCGACGAGCGCGCCACCCGACCCGTACGCGTTCCTGCCCGCCGTCCCGACCTTCACCGTGACCAGCACCGACGTCGCCGACGGCACCCCGCTCGCTGCGCCGCAGGTCAGCGGGATCATGGGCGCCGGCGGTGAGGACAGGTCGCCGGCGCTGAGCTGGCACGGCCATCCGAGCGCGACCCGCAGCTTCGCCGTCACCTGCTACGACCCGGACGCGCCGACGGCCGCCGGCTTCTGGCACTGGGCGGTGGCCGACATCCCGGCGTCGGTCACCGGACTCGAGGCCGGAGCCGGTTCCGACGACGGCTGGCTGCTGCCCGAGGGTGCGCTCGCGCTGCGCAACGACGCGGGTCTGCACCGGTACCTGGGCGCGGCCCCGCCGGAGGGGCACGGCGTGCACCACTACTACTTCGTGGTGCACGCGGTCGACGTGCCGCGGATCGGGATCCCTCGTGACGCCGGTGGGTCCTACCTCGGGTTCCTGCTGTTCTCGCACACGCTCGCCCGGGCGACGGTGGTCGCCGAGTACGAGCGCTGA
- a CDS encoding GMC family oxidoreductase yields MPRFAYDDADVVVVIGSGAGGGTVAAELCRRGIRTVVLEAGPHLTGADYHQDEWPAFAQMAWTDPRTTSGSWQIAQDFPNLPAWLVKAVGGTTTHWAGACPRFKAHELAARSTYGDIEGATLLDWPIALAELEPYYDQAEIRMGVSHRHGRPPLPANNNYKVFANGAEKLGYQYYATGPYATNAEPYDGRPATVQDGFNFQGDKQGSKWSTLVAELPKAEATGNLDLRPDSHATQILHDASGRATGVLYVDRNGALRRQRAAVVCVAGNAIETARLLLLSESPQHPDGLANSSGQVGRNYMRHTTGTVWGQFDKPVHMYRGETMAGVISDESRHDPSRGFVGGYYMETISLGPAFLAKFVAPGKWGSQLTELLDGYRNTAGMWIVGEDMPQAGNRITLSGETVDGHKLPVADVHFDDHPNDVAMRRHGQTQGAAVYRAVGAHRTIDTPPYPSTHNLGTCRMSQRPRDGVVDRFGRTHDIPNLFVSDGSVFTTGAAANPTLTIVALALRQAEYIATELDKELSA; encoded by the coding sequence ATGCCGAGGTTCGCCTACGACGACGCCGACGTGGTCGTCGTGATCGGGTCGGGTGCGGGCGGCGGGACCGTCGCGGCCGAGCTCTGCCGGCGCGGCATCAGGACGGTCGTCCTGGAGGCCGGTCCGCACCTGACCGGCGCCGACTACCACCAGGACGAGTGGCCCGCGTTCGCACAGATGGCCTGGACCGATCCGCGCACCACGTCCGGCAGCTGGCAGATCGCGCAGGACTTCCCGAACCTGCCGGCCTGGCTGGTGAAGGCGGTCGGAGGGACCACCACCCACTGGGCCGGCGCGTGCCCGCGGTTCAAGGCCCACGAGCTCGCCGCACGCAGCACGTACGGCGACATCGAGGGCGCGACCCTGCTCGACTGGCCGATCGCGCTGGCCGAGCTGGAGCCGTACTACGACCAGGCGGAGATCAGGATGGGGGTCAGCCACCGGCACGGACGGCCCCCGCTGCCCGCGAACAACAACTACAAGGTGTTCGCGAACGGCGCCGAGAAGCTGGGCTACCAGTACTACGCGACGGGCCCCTACGCCACGAACGCCGAGCCGTACGACGGCCGACCGGCCACCGTCCAGGACGGGTTCAACTTCCAGGGCGACAAGCAGGGATCCAAGTGGTCGACCCTGGTCGCGGAGCTGCCGAAGGCCGAGGCGACCGGCAACCTCGACCTGCGCCCGGACTCGCACGCCACCCAGATCCTGCACGACGCGTCGGGCCGCGCCACCGGCGTGCTCTACGTCGACCGCAACGGTGCCCTGCGCCGCCAGCGCGCCGCCGTGGTGTGCGTGGCGGGCAACGCGATCGAGACCGCCCGGCTCCTGCTGCTGTCGGAGTCGCCGCAGCACCCCGACGGGCTCGCCAACTCGTCGGGCCAGGTCGGACGCAACTACATGCGGCACACCACCGGGACGGTGTGGGGGCAGTTCGACAAGCCCGTCCACATGTACCGCGGCGAGACGATGGCCGGCGTGATCTCCGACGAGTCCCGGCACGACCCCTCGCGCGGGTTCGTCGGCGGCTACTACATGGAGACGATCTCGCTGGGCCCGGCGTTCCTCGCCAAGTTCGTCGCGCCCGGCAAGTGGGGCTCGCAGCTGACCGAGCTGCTCGACGGCTACCGGAACACCGCCGGCATGTGGATCGTCGGCGAGGACATGCCGCAGGCGGGGAACCGGATCACGCTCAGCGGGGAGACGGTCGACGGGCACAAGCTGCCCGTCGCCGACGTCCACTTCGACGACCACCCCAACGACGTCGCGATGCGCCGGCACGGCCAGACACAGGGCGCCGCGGTCTACCGGGCTGTCGGCGCGCACCGCACGATCGACACACCGCCCTACCCGTCGACGCACAACCTCGGGACGTGCCGGATGAGCCAGCGGCCCCGCGACGGCGTCGTCGACCGTTTCGGCCGGACCCACGACATACCGAACCTGTTCGTCTCCGACGGCAGCGTGTTCACCACCGGTGCCGCCGCGAACCCGACGCTGACGATCGTCGCGCTGGCCCTGCGGCAGGCCGAGTACATCGCGACCGAGCTGGACAAGGAGCTCTCAGCATGA